In Bufo gargarizans isolate SCDJY-AF-19 chromosome 6, ASM1485885v1, whole genome shotgun sequence, a single genomic region encodes these proteins:
- the AICDA gene encoding single-stranded DNA cytosine deaminase, giving the protein MDSLLLKRNKFLYHYKNLRWARGRHETYLCYIVKRRYSSVSCAMDFGYLRNRSNCHAEILFLRYLSMWLGHDPNRAFRVTWFSSWSPCRDCARRTVEFLLNHPNLTLRIFSARLYFCEERNAEPEGLRRLQRAGVRMAVMSYKDYFYCWNTFVETREQRFEAWDGLHENSVRLSRKLRRILEPPYDMEDLHEAFDLLGL; this is encoded by the exons ATGGACAG TCTGCTACTGAAGCGTAATAAGTTCCTGTACCACTACAAGAACCTCCGCTGGGCACGAGGCCGGCACGAAACTTACCTGTGTTACATCGTCAAGCGCCGGTACAGCTCGGTTTCCTGCGCCATGGATTTCGGCTACCTGCGCAATCGGAGTAATTGCCACGCAGAGATCCTGTTCCTGCGCTACCTGTCCATGTGGTTGGGGCATGATCCAAACAGGGCGTTCCGGGTCACCTGGTTCAGCTCATGGAGCCCGTGCAGAGACTGTGCTCGTCGCACCGTTGAGTTCCTGCTCAACCATCCCAACCTGACCCTCCGCATCTTCAGCGCCAGGCTGTACTTCTGCGAGGAGCGAAACGCGGAGCCGGAGGGACTGCGTAGGCTGCAGAGAGCAGGCGTACGAATGGCGGTCATGAGTTACAAAG ACTACTTCTACTGTTGGAACACTTTTGTGGAGACTCGAGAGCAAAGGTTCGAGGCTTGGGATGGATTGCATGAGAATTCGGTGCGGCTCTCGAGAAAACTGAGGCGTATCTTAGAG CCTCCATATGACATGGAAGACTTACATGAAGCATTTGATCTTCTGGGACTTTAG